The proteins below are encoded in one region of Paralysiella testudinis:
- the rsmH gene encoding 16S rRNA (cytosine(1402)-N(4))-methyltransferase RsmH, giving the protein MNENQTPHRHITVLLQEAVAGLNVRPDGVYVDGTFGRGGHSRRILAQLGEAGRLVVFDKDPAAIATAEALAATDARVSVVHNGFATLQAALSERGIHHIDGALFDLGISSPQIDEAARGFSFRFDAPLDMRMDTTRGISAAQWLAVAAEQDLHEVIKNYGEERFSRPIARAIVAAREIEPIATTGQLARLVAQVVRTRERGQDPATRTFQAIRIYINRELEEVAAVLPQAVAMLHPGGRLAVIAFHSLEDRIVKQFMNQHSKPAPLPRWAAVKEVDRELPPLRLVGKAQKPGNDEVSANPRARSAVLRVAERTAGLFAHE; this is encoded by the coding sequence ATGAATGAAAACCAAACGCCGCACCGGCACATTACCGTATTGCTGCAAGAGGCCGTGGCCGGGCTGAATGTCCGTCCTGATGGCGTGTATGTGGACGGCACTTTTGGCCGCGGTGGCCACTCGCGCCGGATTTTGGCGCAATTGGGCGAAGCAGGGCGCTTGGTGGTGTTCGACAAAGACCCGGCGGCAATTGCCACCGCCGAAGCATTGGCAGCTACCGATGCGCGGGTAAGCGTGGTGCACAACGGCTTTGCCACCTTACAGGCAGCCTTGAGTGAGCGGGGCATACATCATATCGATGGCGCCTTGTTTGATTTGGGCATTTCCTCGCCGCAGATTGATGAAGCGGCACGCGGTTTTAGCTTTCGTTTTGATGCGCCGCTGGACATGCGCATGGACACCACGCGCGGCATCTCGGCCGCACAATGGCTGGCGGTGGCGGCGGAGCAAGATTTACACGAGGTAATTAAGAATTATGGTGAAGAGCGGTTTAGTCGCCCGATTGCGCGCGCCATTGTTGCGGCACGCGAAATTGAGCCAATTGCCACAACCGGCCAGCTGGCGCGTCTCGTGGCACAAGTCGTCCGTACTCGTGAGCGCGGGCAAGACCCGGCCACGCGCACCTTCCAGGCCATTCGCATCTACATTAACCGCGAACTGGAAGAAGTAGCGGCGGTGCTGCCGCAAGCGGTGGCCATGTTGCATCCGGGCGGGCGCTTGGCGGTGATTGCATTTCATTCTTTGGAAGACCGCATTGTGAAGCAATTCATGAACCAACACAGCAAGCCCGCGCCCTTGCCGCGCTGGGCGGCGGTAAAAGAAGTCGACCGCGAATTGCCGCCGCTGCGGCTGGTGGGCAAGGCGCAAAAACCGGGTAATGACGAAGTGAGCGCCAACCCTCGCGCCCGTTCGGCAGTGTTGCGGGTGGCCGAGCGCACAGCGGGATTGTTTGCACATGAATAA
- the mraZ gene encoding division/cell wall cluster transcriptional repressor MraZ, which produces MFGGAYELSIDSKGRLAIPAKFRELLARHYSPFLVGTLEKRSHLLLYPEAQWRTVESQLLGLPVAGNKVLQAYQNLLLHNADTMELDGVGRILLPANLRRLVEFDKEVYVVGRSNRLEVWGRARWEEQNNAALDMDEDMLAAELGKTQLQL; this is translated from the coding sequence GTGTTTGGTGGCGCATACGAATTAAGCATAGACAGCAAGGGGCGTTTGGCGATTCCGGCCAAATTCCGCGAGCTGTTGGCGCGCCATTACAGCCCGTTTTTGGTGGGTACGCTGGAAAAGCGTAGCCACCTGTTGCTTTATCCCGAAGCGCAATGGCGCACGGTGGAAAGCCAGCTGCTGGGTTTACCGGTGGCAGGCAACAAGGTATTGCAGGCTTACCAAAATCTGCTGCTGCACAATGCCGATACCATGGAGCTCGATGGCGTGGGGCGGATTTTATTGCCCGCCAATTTGCGCCGCTTGGTGGAGTTTGACAAAGAAGTGTATGTGGTGGGGCGCTCGAACCGTTTGGAAGTGTGGGGTAGGGCGCGTTGGGAAGAGCAAAACAATGCCGCATTGGATATGGACGAAGATATGCTGGCCGCCGAGCTTGGCAAAACACAGTTGCAGCTATGA
- a CDS encoding class I SAM-dependent methyltransferase — MSTHLPAPDADALASSQALRRLIEAKISQNHGWLPFSRFMDLALYAPQYGYYSGGGAKFGGAGDFITAPTLSPLFGQTLAVQINALLPQTAGVVYEFGAGNGALAATLLQALDSTQLNQYYIIELSAELAARQRQYLIENAPASAHKVVHLNRLPETLDGIIIGNEVLDAMPVSVVRWQENGIEEMGVVQQASQFEWAAHPLTDPALLAMAAPWAAQLPPGYTSELHPQQQAFITTLAQKLVRGAIIMIDYGFDAAQYYHPQRHQGTLIGHYRHHSVHDVFFHPGLTDITAHVNFTAIADAGVRNGLDLIGYTTQAHFLLNLGITEQLAAVATPTDNAYIQAAAACQMLLAQHEMGELFKVMAFGKNINVDWQGFARGDLCHKL, encoded by the coding sequence ATGTCCACACATCTTCCCGCACCCGATGCCGATGCACTGGCCAGCAGCCAAGCACTGCGTCGCCTGATTGAAGCCAAAATCAGCCAAAACCACGGTTGGCTGCCGTTTTCACGCTTTATGGATTTGGCACTGTATGCCCCGCAATACGGCTATTACAGCGGCGGTGGCGCCAAATTCGGCGGTGCGGGTGATTTTATTACCGCCCCCACCCTAAGCCCCTTGTTCGGCCAAACCTTGGCGGTACAAATCAACGCCCTGCTGCCACAAACGGCCGGCGTGGTGTATGAATTCGGTGCAGGCAACGGCGCCTTGGCCGCCACCTTGCTGCAAGCGCTGGACAGCACTCAGCTAAACCAATATTACATAATTGAATTGTCGGCCGAACTGGCCGCACGCCAACGCCAATATTTGATAGAAAATGCGCCCGCATCCGCTCACAAAGTGGTGCATCTGAATAGGCTGCCTGAAACGCTGGACGGCATCATTATCGGCAATGAAGTGCTGGACGCCATGCCTGTGAGCGTGGTGCGTTGGCAGGAAAATGGCATAGAAGAAATGGGCGTGGTGCAGCAAGCATCGCAATTTGAATGGGCGGCACACCCGCTGACCGATCCGGCCTTACTGGCCATGGCTGCACCGTGGGCAGCACAGTTGCCGCCGGGCTACACCTCGGAGCTACATCCGCAGCAGCAGGCCTTTATCACCACCCTAGCGCAAAAACTCGTCCGTGGTGCCATCATCATGATTGATTACGGCTTTGACGCTGCCCAGTATTATCACCCGCAGCGCCACCAAGGCACCCTCATCGGCCACTACCGCCACCACAGCGTGCATGATGTATTTTTCCACCCCGGCCTCACCGACATCACCGCGCATGTCAACTTCACCGCCATTGCCGACGCGGGCGTGCGCAACGGCCTGGATTTGATTGGCTACACCACCCAAGCACATTTTTTACTGAATTTGGGCATTACCGAACAACTGGCTGCCGTGGCCACCCCCACCGACAACGCCTATATCCAAGCCGCCGCAGCCTGCCAAATGCTGCTGGCGCAACACGAAATGGGCGAACTTTTTAAAGTGATGGCATTCGGCAAAAATATAAACGTAGATTGGCAAGGCTTTGCCCGCGGTGATTTGTGCCACAAGCTGTAA
- a CDS encoding tyrosine-type recombinase/integrase, with amino-acid sequence MFISDRFNQPLKLKRISQKVWEAALKKSDIEDFRWHDLRHTWASWLVQNGVDIYILQELGGWESIEMVKKYGHLAPTHLLSHVSKIDL; translated from the coding sequence GTGTTTATCTCGGATCGCTTTAACCAACCTTTAAAGCTAAAGCGAATTAGTCAAAAGGTTTGGGAGGCCGCCTTAAAGAAGTCAGATATTGAAGATTTTAGATGGCATGACTTGAGGCATACATGGGCAAGCTGGTTGGTTCAAAATGGAGTGGATATTTACATTTTACAAGAACTCGGTGGATGGGAATCCATAGAGATGGTGAAGAAGTATGGCCATCTGGCACCAACGCACTTACTCAGTCATGTTTCTAAGATTGATCTTTGA
- a CDS encoding type II toxin-antitoxin system Phd/YefM family antitoxin, with amino-acid sequence MDKVISYTSVRENLAQVMNDVCNDKIITHITRRNGENCVLMSEEEYMSMCETLYLFGNPANARHLEKSLQEAEEGKFVQIDL; translated from the coding sequence GTGGATAAAGTAATCTCTTATACCAGCGTGCGCGAAAACTTGGCACAAGTTATGAACGATGTGTGCAATGACAAAATCATTACCCACATTACCCGCCGTAATGGCGAAAACTGTGTTTTGATGTCGGAAGAAGAATATATGTCTATGTGCGAAACACTGTACTTGTTCGGCAACCCGGCAAATGCACGCCATCTGGAAAAATCGCTTCAGGAAGCGGAAGAAGGCAAGTTTGTGCAGATTGACTTGTGA
- a CDS encoding Txe/YoeB family addiction module toxin, which yields MQHRFTASAAEDFQYWMKHDQKKVERIKILVADIKQNHPRGIGKPEPLKHQKQGLWSQRIDREHRLVHAIEDRILTIYACRFHYGK from the coding sequence ATGCAGCACCGTTTCACCGCATCGGCAGCCGAAGATTTCCAGTATTGGATGAAACATGATCAAAAGAAAGTTGAACGCATCAAAATACTGGTGGCCGACATCAAACAAAACCATCCGCGCGGCATTGGCAAACCGGAGCCGTTAAAACATCAAAAACAGGGCTTATGGTCGCAGCGGATAGACCGAGAACACCGCTTAGTGCATGCGATCGAGGATCGCATACTCACCATTTATGCCTGCCGTTTTCATTATGGCAAGTAA
- a CDS encoding EamA family transporter has translation MISSRQKWEFGLIAITALWGWSFVAIHDALAFLSDSAFNAYRFLSAASILGLILLIKKHAISQYDWFAGGVAGLALYAAFLFQTKGLGLTSPSNASFITGLAVVFTPLFMWLLYKILPT, from the coding sequence ATGATTAGCTCACGTCAAAAATGGGAATTCGGTCTCATTGCAATCACAGCACTTTGGGGATGGTCGTTTGTCGCCATTCATGATGCCTTAGCGTTTTTAAGTGACTCCGCTTTTAATGCATACCGCTTTTTAAGTGCAGCCTCCATATTGGGTTTGATTCTTTTAATCAAGAAGCACGCCATCTCCCAGTATGACTGGTTTGCAGGTGGGGTTGCCGGGCTGGCGCTGTATGCCGCATTTTTATTTCAAACTAAAGGACTGGGGCTGACATCTCCATCTAATGCCAGCTTCATCACTGGTTTAGCCGTGGTGTTTACACCGCTGTTTATGTGGCTGCTATATAAAATTTTGCCAACCTGA
- a CDS encoding DMT family transporter has protein sequence MATIGLALLTLRGLSVHLGNMLVLLCAASFALHIIILSKVSKSGDVISLSFVQIAVVGLCSLIQALVFDEFSIPHQNSVWTAILIIGILGTALGFYVQTRAQVESSPNRIALIIVLEPVFGDLFGYLLAHDRLTLQNWVGAVLIILEMLVTEWQIKRKKQTIDVAH, from the coding sequence TTGGCCACTATCGGCTTAGCACTGTTAACCCTAAGGGGGCTGAGTGTACATTTGGGCAATATGCTGGTTTTGCTTTGCGCTGCTTCATTTGCATTGCATATTATTATTCTGTCCAAAGTCAGTAAATCGGGTGATGTTATTTCTTTGAGTTTTGTTCAAATTGCTGTTGTAGGCTTGTGCTCATTGATTCAGGCGCTGGTATTCGATGAGTTCTCTATCCCACATCAAAACAGTGTATGGACGGCTATTTTAATTATCGGCATTTTGGGCACTGCACTTGGGTTTTATGTACAAACACGTGCCCAAGTAGAATCCTCACCCAACAGAATAGCGCTGATTATTGTTCTTGAGCCTGTATTCGGCGACTTATTCGGCTATTTGCTCGCTCATGATAGGCTGACTCTGCAAAACTGGGTTGGTGCGGTATTGATTATTTTGGAAATGCTGGTGACGGAATGGCAAATTAAAAGGAAAAAACAAACTATTGATGTTGCGCATTAG
- a CDS encoding winged helix-turn-helix domain-containing protein, whose product MPKLTPKNHQLTEHDFLKLAKTESHPRARTRLFILHQLQQGQTPEEIAPRFGLHPLTIHILRRKYWEFGIEQAIYDKQRPGRNSKLKPQDHQAFKQRIIEEQEKREGGRLTAEDIHTIAAQEFNVHYKHSSCLYPLLHRIGMSWITARSRHPQADPQAQDAFKKTLPTG is encoded by the coding sequence ATGCCTAAACTGACCCCAAAAAACCACCAGCTCACCGAGCATGATTTTCTCAAACTCGCCAAAACAGAATCCCACCCACGGGCACGGACACGGTTGTTTATATTGCACCAACTGCAACAAGGTCAAACACCCGAAGAAATCGCCCCACGGTTTGGACTCCATCCGCTAACCATACACATATTACGGCGCAAATATTGGGAATTCGGTATTGAACAGGCCATTTACGACAAACAGCGACCCGGCCGCAACAGCAAACTAAAGCCGCAAGACCATCAAGCCTTCAAACAACGCATCATCGAAGAACAAGAAAAACGCGAAGGCGGCAGGCTCACCGCCGAAGACATCCATACCATTGCCGCCCAAGAATTCAATGTCCACTACAAACACAGCAGCTGCCTATATCCTTTGTTGCACCGTATCGGCATGAGTTGGATCACCGCCCGCAGCCGCCATCCGCAGGCAGACCCACAAGCGCAAGACGCTTTTAAAAAAACTTTACCGACCGGGTAA
- a CDS encoding single-stranded DNA-binding protein, which produces MTVNKVQLIGRLGRDPEVRYMPNGDAVCHFSIATEEQWKDRDGNRQTRTEWHNIVLYRKLGEIAGQYLRKGGLVYIDGRIQSRKYTGKDGMERIAYEIIGNEMKMLGSKELGVKVANRPTEEAQSQPYRCRY; this is translated from the coding sequence ATGACTGTGAACAAAGTCCAACTTATCGGCCGCCTCGGGCGCGACCCGGAAGTACGCTATATGCCCAACGGGGATGCCGTATGCCATTTTTCCATTGCCACTGAAGAACAGTGGAAAGACCGTGACGGCAACCGCCAAACCCGCACCGAGTGGCACAACATTGTGTTGTACCGCAAGCTGGGTGAAATCGCCGGGCAATATTTGCGCAAAGGTGGTTTGGTTTACATTGACGGACGCATTCAGAGCCGTAAATACACCGGTAAAGACGGGATGGAACGTATTGCGTATGAAATCATCGGTAACGAAATGAAAATGCTCGGCAGCAAGGAACTTGGCGTGAAGGTGGCCAACCGCCCGACTGAGGAGGCTCAAAGTCAGCCGTACCGGTGCCGGTATTGA
- a CDS encoding alanine/glycine:cation symporter family protein, with product MEGLKSLFDTLGNLVWGPYMLVLLVGTGVYLTVRLLGLQFTLLPYALKQAFMPHKKKADGSDHEGDISHFGALMTALSATIGTGNIAGVATAVVLGGPGAVFWMWITAIFGMATKYGEGVLAVKYRVVNSKGQMSGGPMYYIERGLGKNWKWMAYAFAFFGTVASFGIGSSVQSNSVAQAVHTSFGVDGWITGVVLTVFTGIVVLGGIKSIAKAASLIVPAMAVFYVLGGLAIIIYNAHLLGDAVGLIFSDAFTGQAVAGGAIGAVIRYGVARGVFSNEAGMGSAPIAAAAAKTDHPVRQALVSMTGTFIDTIVVCSITGIVLVMGLISTGHFVKPELTGAALTTSTFNQLLPGPGGWVVSIGLIFFAYSTILGWSYYGEKCAAYVFGDGATLIYRLVYVGTVMLGTVASLDLVWSAADTFNGLMAIPNLIALLLLSGVIIKETKDFKAKRASGELH from the coding sequence ATGGAAGGTTTAAAATCCTTGTTCGATACCCTAGGCAATCTGGTTTGGGGGCCGTATATGTTGGTGCTGTTGGTGGGCACCGGCGTTTATCTTACCGTACGCCTGTTGGGGCTGCAATTCACCCTGCTGCCCTATGCCTTAAAACAGGCTTTTATGCCGCACAAGAAAAAAGCCGATGGCAGCGACCATGAAGGCGATATTTCCCATTTTGGCGCTTTAATGACCGCCCTGTCGGCCACCATCGGCACCGGTAATATTGCCGGTGTGGCCACTGCGGTGGTACTGGGCGGCCCCGGTGCCGTGTTTTGGATGTGGATTACCGCTATTTTCGGTATGGCCACCAAATACGGCGAAGGCGTGCTGGCGGTGAAATACCGCGTGGTCAACAGCAAAGGCCAAATGTCCGGCGGTCCGATGTATTACATCGAGCGCGGTTTGGGCAAAAACTGGAAATGGATGGCTTATGCCTTTGCCTTCTTCGGCACTGTGGCCTCTTTCGGCATCGGCAGCTCAGTGCAGTCCAACTCGGTGGCGCAAGCGGTGCACACCAGCTTCGGCGTTGATGGCTGGATTACCGGCGTGGTGCTCACCGTGTTCACCGGCATTGTGGTGCTGGGCGGCATTAAAAGCATTGCCAAAGCCGCCTCCCTGATTGTGCCGGCCATGGCGGTGTTTTACGTATTGGGTGGCTTGGCCATTATTATCTACAACGCCCATTTGCTCGGCGATGCGGTTGGCCTGATTTTCAGCGATGCCTTTACCGGCCAAGCCGTGGCCGGTGGTGCCATCGGCGCCGTGATCCGCTACGGTGTGGCACGCGGCGTATTCTCCAACGAAGCCGGCATGGGCTCAGCACCCATTGCCGCTGCCGCCGCCAAAACTGACCACCCCGTGCGCCAAGCATTGGTATCCATGACTGGTACTTTTATCGACACCATTGTGGTGTGCTCGATTACCGGCATCGTATTGGTGATGGGCTTAATCAGCACCGGCCATTTTGTGAAACCGGAGCTCACCGGCGCCGCCCTTACCACCAGCACCTTCAACCAGCTTTTGCCAGGCCCTGGTGGTTGGGTGGTATCCATCGGCTTGATTTTCTTTGCCTACTCCACCATTCTGGGCTGGAGCTACTACGGTGAAAAATGTGCCGCCTATGTATTTGGCGACGGCGCCACTCTGATTTACCGCTTGGTATACGTGGGCACCGTGATGCTGGGTACCGTGGCCAGCTTGGACTTGGTATGGTCCGCCGCCGACACCTTTAACGGCTTGATGGCCATCCCCAACCTGATTGCCTTGCTGCTGCTCTCCGGCGTGATTATTAAAGAAACCAAAGACTTTAAAGCCAAACGCGCCAGCGGCGAATTGCATTAA
- a CDS encoding Na/Pi cotransporter family protein, which yields MKTRIKPLLLCVVLLALAYSFWHSPAWLQLCYGLALFLFGMQCIEEGLHKAAGGTLERLLARSTATPAKGLLFGMGATFVLQSTTLVSLLTIAFLSTGLIQLAGGIAVILGTNLGATSGIWLLALAGQNISLAPVALPMLVFGILMSFFKGKAHAFGRVLIGIALIFIGIDAIKNGFHDMGSGVDFAAINISGAAEVAVFCGIGLLLTIVLQSTHATLILTLAALAGGQIGVEQAFAIAIGSNVGSSISTALVGMLGSERNGQRLALAHLLFNVVTAVLALLLWLPLVSLVKNVAEVVGLGQNGLLQLALFHTLFNLLGLAVFWRLQTRLAALLQRWLPEREQAELLPAVAANAAGKSLARHLSPNMLRSGDTALRAIFQEVHHLGDLSLEVMCHALFIPAQQLYQPVLEENLPAASPPLELDAQPLYEQHIKPLYSELLDFIGQSDITEQPQQQRLLQAQMTALQLVNAVKDSKHLQKNMQHFLQQPDTAAHAYYTRLRQYLFQLLWLFRQASQPVAAEYGDCAQYTEALSRQVETLNNGFRDDVMAQLREQQIDGWQTSSLMNDINYAYRIGLSLLEVLPSACEYRAMLKGQEPVLKPDED from the coding sequence GTGAAAACCCGAATCAAACCTTTATTACTGTGCGTCGTATTGCTGGCGCTGGCATACAGTTTTTGGCACAGCCCGGCGTGGCTGCAATTGTGCTATGGCTTGGCCTTGTTTTTGTTTGGCATGCAATGCATCGAAGAAGGTTTGCATAAGGCCGCGGGCGGCACCTTGGAGCGTTTGCTTGCCCGCAGCACCGCCACCCCGGCCAAAGGCCTGTTGTTTGGTATGGGTGCTACCTTTGTGCTGCAATCCACCACGCTGGTGTCTTTGCTTACCATTGCGTTTTTAAGCACCGGCTTGATTCAACTGGCCGGTGGTATTGCGGTGATTTTGGGCACCAATTTGGGTGCCACCAGCGGCATTTGGCTACTGGCGCTGGCCGGGCAAAACATTAGCTTGGCACCGGTGGCCTTGCCGATGTTGGTGTTCGGCATTTTAATGAGCTTTTTCAAAGGCAAGGCGCATGCTTTTGGGCGAGTGTTGATTGGCATTGCGCTGATTTTTATCGGCATTGATGCGATTAAAAACGGCTTTCACGATATGGGCTCGGGGGTGGATTTCGCCGCCATCAACATCAGCGGCGCTGCCGAAGTGGCGGTGTTTTGCGGTATCGGCCTGTTGCTCACCATTGTGTTGCAATCCACCCATGCTACGTTGATTTTAACCTTGGCTGCCTTAGCAGGCGGGCAAATCGGCGTTGAGCAGGCGTTTGCAATTGCCATTGGCTCCAATGTGGGCAGTAGTATTTCCACTGCGTTGGTGGGGATGCTTGGCAGCGAGCGCAACGGCCAAAGGCTGGCATTGGCACATTTGCTGTTTAACGTGGTTACCGCCGTGCTGGCCTTATTGCTGTGGCTGCCTTTGGTGAGCCTGGTGAAAAACGTGGCCGAAGTGGTGGGGCTGGGGCAAAACGGCTTATTGCAATTGGCGCTGTTTCACACCCTGTTTAACTTATTGGGGCTGGCGGTGTTTTGGCGGCTGCAAACCCGGCTGGCGGCCTTACTGCAACGCTGGCTGCCTGAACGTGAACAAGCCGAGTTGCTGCCCGCGGTGGCGGCCAATGCCGCAGGCAAAAGCCTTGCCCGACATTTGTCGCCCAATATGCTGCGCTCGGGCGACACCGCTTTGCGTGCCATTTTCCAAGAGGTGCACCATTTGGGTGATTTGAGCTTGGAAGTGATGTGCCATGCCTTATTTATTCCGGCGCAGCAGCTGTATCAGCCTGTGCTGGAAGAAAACCTACCTGCCGCTTCTCCACCTTTAGAGCTGGATGCGCAGCCTTTGTATGAGCAGCACATCAAGCCCCTGTATAGTGAGCTGCTCGACTTTATCGGCCAGAGCGACATCACCGAGCAGCCGCAGCAACAGCGCTTGCTGCAAGCACAAATGACGGCGCTGCAATTGGTGAATGCGGTGAAAGACAGCAAGCATCTGCAAAAAAACATGCAGCATTTCCTGCAACAGCCCGACACGGCGGCACACGCTTACTACACCCGCTTGCGCCAATATTTGTTTCAGCTTTTATGGTTGTTCCGCCAAGCCAGCCAGCCGGTGGCAGCGGAGTATGGCGATTGCGCCCAATATACCGAAGCCTTAAGCCGCCAAGTGGAAACCCTGAACAATGGTTTTCGCGATGATGTGATGGCGCAACTGCGCGAGCAGCAAATCGACGGCTGGCAAACCAGCTCGCTCATGAACGACATCAACTATGCCTACCGCATCGGCTTGAGCCTGCTGGAAGTATTGCCTTCCGCCTGCGAATATCGGGCGATGTTGAAGGGGCAGGAACCGGTGCTAAAGCCAGATGAGGATTGA
- the ccoP gene encoding cytochrome-c oxidase, cbb3-type subunit III, which yields MNTTSQFTSNFWNIYIAAIVLLSFLGLAWLLISQNKTKTPKRGADGEVETMGHAWDGIEEYNNPLPRWWFYLFVLTTIFGVGYLVMYPGIGDYKGVLNWTSTNQYEKEVAAANDKYGPLYAKFGQMPIEQVAADPQAQRIGKNMFDTYCIQCHGSDAKGSKGFPNLTDHDWLWGGTPAEIQETIEKGRVAVMAPWGPALGEERVKDVANYVMSLSGKQHDADRAKRGNALFHGGPANCFACHGPDGKGIKGLGPNLTDDVWLWGGSEKAIIETITSGRHNQMPAWGHFLDKDKLHIMTAYVWGLSNKDGAAPTEAAKPAAASAPAAASAPVAASAAVVDDSAKTVVENGVVKVYFASGKADVAANTNDQLAAIVAGAKEGKSVVISGFHDSTGNAAQNAELAKNRAQKVKDALVALGAPADKIQLEKPASTEGKGNNAEARRVEVVLK from the coding sequence ATGAACACAACATCCCAATTTACCAGTAATTTCTGGAATATATACATTGCGGCCATCGTCCTGCTCAGTTTTTTGGGTTTGGCTTGGTTGCTGATTTCCCAAAACAAAACCAAAACGCCCAAACGGGGTGCCGATGGTGAAGTAGAAACCATGGGTCACGCTTGGGACGGCATTGAGGAATACAATAACCCGTTGCCGCGTTGGTGGTTTTACCTGTTTGTGCTGACCACCATTTTCGGTGTGGGCTATCTGGTGATGTACCCCGGCATTGGCGACTACAAAGGCGTATTAAACTGGACCAGTACCAACCAATACGAAAAAGAAGTGGCTGCCGCCAACGACAAATACGGCCCCTTGTATGCCAAATTTGGCCAAATGCCGATTGAGCAGGTAGCCGCAGACCCGCAAGCCCAGCGTATCGGTAAAAACATGTTCGACACCTATTGTATTCAGTGTCACGGCTCCGATGCCAAAGGCAGCAAAGGCTTCCCCAACTTGACCGACCACGATTGGCTGTGGGGCGGTACACCGGCTGAAATTCAAGAAACCATTGAAAAAGGCCGTGTGGCCGTGATGGCGCCTTGGGGGCCGGCATTGGGTGAAGAGCGGGTAAAAGACGTGGCCAACTATGTAATGTCTTTATCCGGCAAGCAGCATGATGCCGATCGCGCCAAACGCGGCAATGCCCTGTTTCATGGCGGCCCGGCCAACTGCTTCGCTTGTCATGGCCCGGATGGCAAAGGCATTAAAGGCTTGGGTCCGAACCTGACGGATGATGTGTGGCTGTGGGGCGGTAGTGAAAAAGCCATTATCGAAACCATCACCAGTGGCCGACACAACCAGATGCCGGCATGGGGTCACTTCCTTGATAAAGACAAACTGCACATCATGACCGCTTATGTGTGGGGCTTGTCGAACAAGGATGGCGCTGCACCGACTGAAGCGGCTAAACCCGCTGCGGCATCCGCACCTGCGGCGGCATCGGCACCGGTTGCTGCATCTGCCGCTGTTGTTGACGACAGTGCCAAAACCGTGGTGGAAAACGGCGTGGTTAAAGTGTACTTTGCCAGCGGTAAGGCTGATGTGGCCGCCAACACCAACGACCAGCTGGCTGCCATTGTGGCCGGTGCCAAAGAAGGCAAAAGCGTGGTGATTTCCGGTTTCCACGACAGCACCGGCAATGCGGCGCAAAATGCCGAGCTGGCCAAAAACCGTGCACAGAAAGTGAAAGACGCACTGGTGGCCTTGGGCGCTCCTGCCGATAAAATCCAGCTGGAAAAACCGGCTTCTACCGAAGGCAAGGGCAATAATGCCGAAGCCCGCCGTGTGGAAGTGGTATTGAAATAA
- a CDS encoding CcoQ/FixQ family Cbb3-type cytochrome c oxidase assembly chaperone produces MGDLNLARVLYTVGCFLAFMLILLYAYGRKAKKTYPEQAQRIIDDPDTPDDTSNTRG; encoded by the coding sequence ATGGGTGATTTGAATCTGGCGCGTGTGCTCTATACCGTAGGCTGTTTTCTGGCGTTTATGCTGATTTTGCTCTATGCCTATGGCCGTAAAGCCAAAAAAACCTACCCCGAGCAGGCGCAACGCATCATTGACGATCCCGATACCCCGGACGACACGTCGAACACGCGCGGATAA